The Falco peregrinus isolate bFalPer1 chromosome 1, bFalPer1.pri, whole genome shotgun sequence genome has a window encoding:
- the SLC25A47 gene encoding solute carrier family 25 member 47 isoform X1: protein MDFIAGAIGGGLSTAVGYPLDTVKVRIQTERHYNGIWHCIQETYRTEKVWGFYKGMSASVLTVSLISSVSFGTYKNFLWTICKLRYGAAEAKPSKLDVSLAGGAAGAVRVVLMAPSEVAKVRMQTQRNPHPSIASPQPVSKPKYQGSLHCLKVIAKEEGFGGLYKGCSALLCRDCASSAIYFLTYSALCDWLTPAGKNKPGFLVVLLSGGFAGVLAWGLATPMDVIKSRLQTDELDQHKYKGLIHCARESVRQEGAKVLFKGLGLNCIRAFPVNMVVFVTYEAVLRFTDHYANKK from the exons GTGGTCTAAGCACAGCAGTGGGTTATCCGCTGGACACAGTGAAG GTGAGAATTCAGACTGAGAGGCATTACAATGGGATTTGGCACTGCATTCAGGAAACGTACAGGACAGAAAAA GTTTGGGGATTTTACAAAGGCATGTCTGCATCAGTCCTTACGGTATCActgatttcttctgtttcatttggcACATACAAAAACTTCCTTTGGACCATCTGCAAGCTGCGATACGGGGCTGCAGAAGCAAAGCCATCCAAGCTGGACGTTTCTTTggcaggaggtgctgctggtgctgtccGG GTTGTGTTGATGGCCCCTAGTGAAGTAGCTAAAGTTCGCATGCAGACTCAGAGGAACCCGCATCCCTCCATTGCATCTCCCCAGCCTGTTTCCAAGCCAAAGTACCAAGGATCTCTGCACTGTCTGAAGGTGATTGCCAAGGAGGAAGGTTTTGGGGGTCTCTACAAGGGCTGCTCTGCATTACTCTGCAGGGATTGCGCTTCTTCTGCAATATATTTCCTTACCTATTCTGCTCTGTGTGACTGGCTCACACCAGCTGGCAAAAATAAACCAG GTTTCCTCGTTGTGCTGCTGTCTGGTGGTTTTGCTGGAGTCCTGGCCTGGGGATTAGCTACTCCCATGGATGTCATCAAATCACGGCTGCAAACAGATGAATTGGACCAGCACAAGTACAAAGGCCTCATCCACTGTGCTAGGGAAAGCGTGAGACAGGAGGGGGCAAAAGTGCTTTTCAAAGGACTGGGTTTAAACTGCATTCGTGCCTTTCCTGTGAACATGGTGGTGTTTGTAACGTATGAAGCTGTACTGAGATTTACAGATCattatgcaaacaaaaaatag
- the SLC25A47 gene encoding solute carrier family 25 member 47 isoform X2 — MSASVLTVSLISSVSFGTYKNFLWTICKLRYGAAEAKPSKLDVSLAGGAAGAVRVVLMAPSEVAKVRMQTQRNPHPSIASPQPVSKPKYQGSLHCLKVIAKEEGFGGLYKGCSALLCRDCASSAIYFLTYSALCDWLTPAGKNKPGFLVVLLSGGFAGVLAWGLATPMDVIKSRLQTDELDQHKYKGLIHCARESVRQEGAKVLFKGLGLNCIRAFPVNMVVFVTYEAVLRFTDHYANKK, encoded by the exons ATGTCTGCATCAGTCCTTACGGTATCActgatttcttctgtttcatttggcACATACAAAAACTTCCTTTGGACCATCTGCAAGCTGCGATACGGGGCTGCAGAAGCAAAGCCATCCAAGCTGGACGTTTCTTTggcaggaggtgctgctggtgctgtccGG GTTGTGTTGATGGCCCCTAGTGAAGTAGCTAAAGTTCGCATGCAGACTCAGAGGAACCCGCATCCCTCCATTGCATCTCCCCAGCCTGTTTCCAAGCCAAAGTACCAAGGATCTCTGCACTGTCTGAAGGTGATTGCCAAGGAGGAAGGTTTTGGGGGTCTCTACAAGGGCTGCTCTGCATTACTCTGCAGGGATTGCGCTTCTTCTGCAATATATTTCCTTACCTATTCTGCTCTGTGTGACTGGCTCACACCAGCTGGCAAAAATAAACCAG GTTTCCTCGTTGTGCTGCTGTCTGGTGGTTTTGCTGGAGTCCTGGCCTGGGGATTAGCTACTCCCATGGATGTCATCAAATCACGGCTGCAAACAGATGAATTGGACCAGCACAAGTACAAAGGCCTCATCCACTGTGCTAGGGAAAGCGTGAGACAGGAGGGGGCAAAAGTGCTTTTCAAAGGACTGGGTTTAAACTGCATTCGTGCCTTTCCTGTGAACATGGTGGTGTTTGTAACGTATGAAGCTGTACTGAGATTTACAGATCattatgcaaacaaaaaatag